From one Anopheles cruzii chromosome 3, idAnoCruzAS_RS32_06, whole genome shotgun sequence genomic stretch:
- the LOC128271962 gene encoding mitochondrial pyruvate carrier 1 encodes MAAMGRKLLNNLKSKEFREYLMSTHFWGPVANWGIPIAALGDLAKDPKIISGTMTPALCLYSLVFMRFAWKVQPRNLLLFACHITNFTAQSVQGSRFIEYHYLGGKARIQKAQAQQAA; translated from the exons atgGCCGCAATGGGACGAAAACTTTTAAACAATCTGAAAAGTAAAGAATTTCGGGAATATTTGATGAGCACGCACTTCTGGGGTCCAGTGGCAAACTGGGGTATTCCAATTGCAGCCCTCGGGGATCTGGCAAAAGACCCGAAAATCATATCCGGCACAATGACACCTG CTCTCTGCCTGTACTCGTTAGTCTTTATGCGTTTTGCGTGGAAGGTCCAGCCTAGAAATCTACTTCTCTTTGCGTGCCACATAACGAACTTTACCGCACAAAGTGTTCAGGGCAGTCGTTTCATCGAATACCATTACCTGGGTGGTAAGGCAAGAATACAAAAGGCTCAAGCGCAACAGGCTGCTTAA